The segment TCGGTGAGGAGCTCGGGGCCGTTCGGGCCGGTGGCGACGCTGCGCTGCGCTAGGCGTTTGCGGGCAGACCGACACGGACTGCTGGTGGCACTTTCCACGAGCCGTCCAACGCCTCGGGCTTCGGCCAGTACTCGCGCAGGACCATGAAGAAGGGAGCCCTGGGGGCGGGAAGCCAGTTCGCCTCCCTGGCTTTGCCAGGCGACTCGTGCTGGACGTGGAGGGTGATTCCGCCGTCCGCGTCGCGAAGCAGATCCGGCTCCATCTGTGAGTTGATCAGGTAGCGGTTGATCCGATTCTCGGCGAGCAGGCTTGAAGGCAGCTCGTACAGCGTGAGCGACCAGAAGGCATGCACCGGCGGCAGCCGGCCCGCCGCGAATCGGACGGTGTAGCGGCCGGTCGCGCCATCGAGCGGGTTGCCGTCGGCGTCCACGAAGTAGGCCGGGTAGTTGGCCTCCTCCTTCGAATTGCCGTAGATGCCGAGCACCGCCGACGACATCCGCATCAGGTAGTCGTTGTGAAGAAACGCGCGGGTCCCGAAGCCATCGGCGCTGCTTCGCTTTCCCGTATCGACCTCTTCGCTCTTGAACCTGGCGAACTCCTGCCACGCATCGGCCATCCCCTGCTCGACGGCCTGGCGCTGGTCAGGCGAAAGCGCTGCCACATCGAAGGAGCGGCCCGGGCCGATCCCGGCCGTGGCGAAGCGCTTCATGAGCGCCGTCTCGCTCGGATGGGTCGGCGCGAACTGGAGCAGGAAGTTGAGGATGTCGAAGAACGCCGGCGACGTCTTCTGCGCATCGGCGGGCAACGGCCTCTCGAATTCGACGGGAGCGGCGGGCGGTGGAGGCGTCTGCCCCGTGAATTGCGAGAGCGGGCGCACCGTGTAGTGGGCCTGGATCTTCTCGACTTCCTTCAGGTCGCTCGGGCCGAAGAGCTGCGTGCGGTAGAGCACGAACGCGAACTCCGTTTCCGATCGGATCACGGACTTGATGCCTTCCGGGACGGCTCCCTGCCAGGCCGGTCCCGCGAGCAGGAAGTGCCCCGCTTCGTTGCCGGTGGACCGGCTGCCGACGTAGGCGAAGTTGTGGGTGTACATGTCCACGAACTGCAGCGAGTAGTACCGGTCCTCCGGCACGGCCGGGACGCCGAGGACCAGCGGCTCGGCGCGCAGATCCGCGCCGAGGAACGTGTAGGGCGTGTCCGAGTTCGGCGTCTGGAGGGCCTTGTCCTGCGGGGTGTAGACGCGCGCGACGCTGTGTGGCTGGTTCCAGTCGCCCTTGTACTCGGGGTGGGAGCGATCGACGAAGTACGAGTATTGGATCCGGTAGCTGTCCACGATCGGGAAGCCGTAGATGTACGCGTCCTTGATGATCGCGCGCAGTGCGGACGGGCTGGTCTCGATGGTCGTGCTGGCCGCGGGTCGATTCGGGGTGGAGCTCATCGGCGTGTCTCCATCGGTGTCCGGTCGGGGCTTCGCCACGCCGGCCGCGATCGTGCTCCCAGGTTCTGGCGACGTTGCCGGCCGAGTGGTCACACACGCGAGCCGTGAGCGTCCCGCCCTGCAGATCGCCATGGGCGCGAGGGTACGCACGGCGCACGTGCCGAGCCGACCCTCCCCCGGGTGGCCCCCTTCGCCGGGACGAAGGGGGCCGATGCCACATCGGGTCGTCCATTGGCGGAAGCCCTCGAGCTCCCGGAGCGCGACAGCGTCGGCTCGCTTGCTGGAGAGCGCGCGCCGCACGCTTGCGGCGCGGCTCGGGTGCTCAGGTCTCGAGCGCCATCCGGATCGCACGCTCGACCGGCGATGCCGCGGCGCCATCGGCTCGCAGCGGATCCAATGGAACGCGCGGCAGGAGGCCAGGCTGCGCGAGGAAGCGCGGCACCTGTCCTCGATGGGGCTGCGCTGCGTGCACGAGGAACGGGTGGCAGAGGTAGACCGTGCCCGCCGGCCCGGTGGCGAGCGCCTCCCGGCGGTGCGCCGACTCCGAGAACCCATTGCTGGCGAGCTCGCCGAGCGTCAGCCCGCGCTCACCGTGTGGTGCGAGCTGGCGCGCGATGTCGAGGTGCGAGCCGACGCGGAGCCGGGTGGGCGCGTCGTCCGCGCCGACATCGGAGAAGAGGAAGAGCATGAGCAGCGCCCGGCCCTTCGAGTCGCGGTTCACGCGCCATTTGAGGAAATCCGGCTCGCCCTCCCAGCCGAAGCTCACGTCGACGTGCCAGCCGCAGTCGCCTGGATCCTCCGGTGACGGGAAGCGGATGGGAAAGGTGCCGAGGCTCCCCCGCGGAAGCCACCGCCCCGCGCCGACGAGCGCGTCGTACGCAGCGACGAGCGCGGGCGACGCCGCCGCCTCGCGGAAGTGGGGATGCGCAATCTCTCCGATGCGAACGACCGGTCGCGTCCAGGTGGAGGGCATGTCCTCCACACACCCGGTCGCGCGCCACAGGATCTGGCGGCAGGCGTCGGCCAGCTCGCGGGGAAAGGCGTCGTCGATGCGGACGAAGCCATCGTGGATGAAGGATTCGATCTGCGCTGCGGACAGCGCACGAGGATGAGACATGAAGTTCTCCTGCAAAAGGCATGGGGCCGCGCTCGCGCTCTGCATGGCAGCGGAGCGTGCGCGAAGGATCAGCAGCCTCAGGGGGGCGCGATCAGCCGAGCAGGAAAACGCTGAAAGTCATCATCGCGGCCACGCTACTTGCCGAGGAAGGGAGGTGCAAGCGCCGGCGGGATCGCGGCGCTGCGCGGGTCGATGATGCGAGCTGCCGCTACAGGCACGCTTGCTGCGGCAGACGGTATCTCAGTGGAAGGTCTCACCACGGACGCACATCTCGACGCAGGTCGCGATGCGCCGCGCGCGGGTCTCGGGGCGCTTGGCGGTCTGGACGCGGTAGAGGATGGCGTAGCGGTTCGCCGAGCTGAGGCCGTCGAAGAACGCGCGGGCGTTGGCGGGGGCGGCGTCGAGGGCGGCCGCGAGATCCGCGGGGATCTCGGCGGTCCGGTGGGAATCGTATGCTGCCTCCCACCGGCCATCGGCGCGGGCGGCGTCGACCTGGGCCTGTCCGGCAGGCTCCATCCGCCCGTCGGCGATGAGCGCCTCCGCTTTGCTGCGGTTGATCTTCGACCACTTGCTCCGCGCCCGGCGAGGCGTGAAGCGCTGCAGGTAGAACGAGGCGTCGAGGGCGGCCTTCTGCCCGTCGATCCAGCCGAACCGCAGCGCTTCGTCGAGCGCTTCCGCGTAGGACGGGCCGGGCGTCCCGCTCTCCTTCTTCGGGATCTTCAACCAGAGCCCGGCGCTCTCGGCGTGGTGGATCGCGAGCCAGCGTCCAAAGGCCCCGGCGTCGGGGAAGCCGAGGATCGGCAACCCGTCCGCCGCCTCAGCGGTCGTCTTCGCCATCGTAGTACTCCACGGTGTCGGCGATCCGGTAGAGGCCCCGGATCCACGGCGGGTCGAAGAAGTCCGCGCTGCTCGAGCCCACCGCGGCCACCTTCTGCGAGTCTGGATATCCGATGACGTCGGCCGTGGCCTGGGTGGACAGGCACAGGTAGCGAAGCGGCGTGGAGCCCGTGTTCACCAGCTCGTGCGCGGAATCGGGTCCGGGCCGGAAGGTGACCCAATGTCCGGCGCGCACCGCATGCCGTTCGGGGCCGAGTCGCAGGGTGCCCTGCCCCTCCAGCACGAAGAGCGCTTCGTCGACACCGCAGTGGTAGTGGAAGGGGAACGCCGACTTCCCCGGGGGCACCTCGTAGTGGGTAGCCCCGATCGCCCCACCCCCCGCAGCTCTGGCCAGAGGACGTGCGGTGGCGGCGAATCGGTTGGCGTGTTCGATCGGGATCGTCCGCGCGTCGTCGAGGTGGACGAGCGAGCCGTTGCTGGTGGTAGCTGTCATGCGGTCAGTATGGGTGCGCCGCGCCCGGCGCGATTGTAGAAACGCGTCATGAGACCCAGCACCGGGACGGGTGGCATCCTCTATCCGGCCGCGGCCACGACCGCCTTCGAGCTGACGCGGTTCGAGCCCGGCCCGGCGTTGGCACCCTACGTCGAGCGCCACTGGGTCGTGCGCTGGTCCGTCGCCGATTCGTTCGTGCAGCCGATGGTCGCCCATCCCTGCGTCAACCTGACGATCGAGCCGGAGCGCGCCGCCGTGCACGGCGTCGTCACGCGGCGCGCGTCCAAAGCCCTCGAGGGGGCCGGACGTGTGGTCGCAACGAAGTTCCGACCGGGCGCCTTTCGGCCGTTCTGGGGTCGCTCCGTCCACGAGCTCAACGATCGAGCGGTCGATCTCGAGCAGGTGTTCGGGCCGGCAGCGAGTGTGCTCGCCTCCGACGTGCGAGCGTGTCCGGGCGACGCCGACGCCGTCGCGCTGCTCGAGGACTTCCTCGTTGCACGGCTCCCCGAGCCGGATCCTGCGATGATGATGGTGGTCGAGGCGGCCCGCGTGGTGCTGGAGGACACGGAGCTCACGCGGGTGACCGACCTGGCGGCGCGCATGGGCGTCTCGCCGCGCCGCCTGCAACGCCAGTTCCGGGAGTACGTGGGCATAGGCCCCAAGCTCATGATCCGCCGCGCGCGCATCCATCGGGCCGCGGCGATCCTGTCGGCGGGCGGCTCGGTCGACCTGGCTGGGCTCGCGCTCGACCTCGGCTATGCCGACCAGGCGCACTTCGCGCACGACTTCAGGGCGGAGGTGGGCTGCGCGCCCAACGGCTACCGGCGCGCTTGCGGGTAGGTGGGGGCCTTCGTGAGCGCCGGTGGTCCGCCGGCGCCCAACCGATCCGGGCGGGCCCCCGTTACGAGAGCTGCCGCTCCAGGCCGTCGAGGATGAGATCGAGCCCGAACTCGAACTCGGCTGCGTAGGAGTAGCCGCGCTTCAGCACGTGCGCCTCGGTCATCTCGCGCAGGTGCGGGTACTCGTCCGCGGGGAGGCCCTCGAGGATGTGCTCCGCCACCGCCTGCAGGCTCTCCTCGTCGTCGAAGGGCAGGCTCTGCTCCTGCATCGCGAAGCCATAGATGTAGCTGTCCAGCGCCGAGAAGGCGTGGGCGGCGAGGGCGATGGAGAAGCCGCCGCGGCGGAGGCAGCCGAGCACCTGGTCGTGGTGGCGCAAGGTGGCGGGGCCGGGGTTCTTGCGCGAATCGAGCAGGCCGATCGCCCAGGGGTGGCGTGTTAGGGCGGCGCGGGCCGAGAGGGCGCGCTTGCGCATCGCCTGCTTCCAGCCGGTCCTGCCGCCGGGCAGATCGAACTCCGCGAAGACGAGGTCGACCATGCCGTCGAGGATCTCCTCCTTGTTTGCGACGTGGTGGTAGAGCGACAT is part of the Vulgatibacter sp. genome and harbors:
- a CDS encoding DUF1254 domain-containing protein; translation: MSSTPNRPAASTTIETSPSALRAIIKDAYIYGFPIVDSYRIQYSYFVDRSHPEYKGDWNQPHSVARVYTPQDKALQTPNSDTPYTFLGADLRAEPLVLGVPAVPEDRYYSLQFVDMYTHNFAYVGSRSTGNEAGHFLLAGPAWQGAVPEGIKSVIRSETEFAFVLYRTQLFGPSDLKEVEKIQAHYTVRPLSQFTGQTPPPPAAPVEFERPLPADAQKTSPAFFDILNFLLQFAPTHPSETALMKRFATAGIGPGRSFDVAALSPDQRQAVEQGMADAWQEFARFKSEEVDTGKRSSADGFGTRAFLHNDYLMRMSSAVLGIYGNSKEEANYPAYFVDADGNPLDGATGRYTVRFAAGRLPPVHAFWSLTLYELPSSLLAENRINRYLINSQMEPDLLRDADGGITLHVQHESPGKAREANWLPAPRAPFFMVLREYWPKPEALDGSWKVPPAVRVGLPANA
- a CDS encoding phytanoyl-CoA dioxygenase family protein; the encoded protein is MQSASAAPCLLQENFMSHPRALSAAQIESFIHDGFVRIDDAFPRELADACRQILWRATGCVEDMPSTWTRPVVRIGEIAHPHFREAAASPALVAAYDALVGAGRWLPRGSLGTFPIRFPSPEDPGDCGWHVDVSFGWEGEPDFLKWRVNRDSKGRALLMLFLFSDVGADDAPTRLRVGSHLDIARQLAPHGERGLTLGELASNGFSESAHRREALATGPAGTVYLCHPFLVHAAQPHRGQVPRFLAQPGLLPRVPLDPLRADGAAASPVERAIRMALET
- a CDS encoding YdeI/OmpD-associated family protein; protein product: MAKTTAEAADGLPILGFPDAGAFGRWLAIHHAESAGLWLKIPKKESGTPGPSYAEALDEALRFGWIDGQKAALDASFYLQRFTPRRARSKWSKINRSKAEALIADGRMEPAGQAQVDAARADGRWEAAYDSHRTAEIPADLAAALDAAPANARAFFDGLSSANRYAILYRVQTAKRPETRARRIATCVEMCVRGETFH
- a CDS encoding cupin domain-containing protein; this translates as MTATTSNGSLVHLDDARTIPIEHANRFAATARPLARAAGGGAIGATHYEVPPGKSAFPFHYHCGVDEALFVLEGQGTLRLGPERHAVRAGHWVTFRPGPDSAHELVNTGSTPLRYLCLSTQATADVIGYPDSQKVAAVGSSSADFFDPPWIRGLYRIADTVEYYDGEDDR
- a CDS encoding DUF6597 domain-containing transcriptional factor — its product is MRPSTGTGGILYPAAATTAFELTRFEPGPALAPYVERHWVVRWSVADSFVQPMVAHPCVNLTIEPERAAVHGVVTRRASKALEGAGRVVATKFRPGAFRPFWGRSVHELNDRAVDLEQVFGPAASVLASDVRACPGDADAVALLEDFLVARLPEPDPAMMMVVEAARVVLEDTELTRVTDLAARMGVSPRRLQRQFREYVGIGPKLMIRRARIHRAAAILSAGGSVDLAGLALDLGYADQAHFAHDFRAEVGCAPNGYRRACG
- a CDS encoding TetR/AcrR family transcriptional regulator C-terminal domain-containing protein, whose translation is MAGKTRRRAEPRAPLTRERVLRAAVEAADEGGVASLSMRKLAERLGVEAMSLYHHVANKEEILDGMVDLVFAEFDLPGGRTGWKQAMRKRALSARAALTRHPWAIGLLDSRKNPGPATLRHHDQVLGCLRRGGFSIALAAHAFSALDSYIYGFAMQEQSLPFDDEESLQAVAEHILEGLPADEYPHLREMTEAHVLKRGYSYAAEFEFGLDLILDGLERQLS